AAAGGAACCCTGTCCTATGAGCGCTCCTTTCATGTACTTGACGTTCTCCCAAGAATCCTGTTCAAGGTATTCTGTCAACTCGTCATCGTATTCCTCGCCGTCCTCAGCAATAGCTTCAGACAAGCGCTTGTTAAGCGAGTCGCCATTCTCGGTGTTTTCGGTACTGCTGCCGGCAAGGCTGCTACCGCCGTCATCGAAGTACGACTGCATGGTAGTGTTGCCGTCCGGATCTGTCACGGCAAGAGTGTCAGATCCGCTTCCGTCACCGAATGAAACGTACGACTTTCGATTGGGCTCCAGAGGTGATTCTTCGTCAAGGGGCTCCAGTACAGACGACGCCATGGAGTCGCGATAGCCATGTTGCGAGGGCAAGCCAAGTCTCATAACGGAGAGCGGTCTCAACGGTCTAGCCTGATTCCCACCCTGCAACCAGCTATCGGCGATGGAGGGCAGAGGAGGTGCGTCCTTCAAGCTGGAAGCTACGCTGAAGTTCGACGCCATAGAAAGGCGAGACGCAGCTTTACTCAGGCGACGCGAGCGGCGGACAGACATGCGGACAGTCTTGTCAATCTCCCCCTTTTCCACATCGGGGAAGTACGAAGTAAGGTCGGAGGTAATCAGCTCGCTAGGAGGTCGAGCACCGTAGAACTGCTTCAGCTTGCGAGCACGTGCATGGTAGACTGGCGATCGTACAGAGTTGTCAGGTCCCTCCAGGTTCTGTGCTGTCGAATTAATGTGTCGTTCACGTTCTCGCGCCGATGCGGGCGAAAGAGGATAGCTAACAGCTGCAAGCGATTCTCCGGTCAACTTTTCAATCTTGAGTTGACTCCTGTTCGTCGCTGGTACGTAGATGTTCTGCGTCTGCTGGAAATTTTGCTGGGCATATATGCCAGCGGCAGCCTTGAGTTGATCCTCGTCAGGTTCTCCAGCGTGCACTTTGCGTAAGATCAGTCGCCCTCGTTCGTGCCGGTTCGAGTCTTTGCAGAGTCTAAAGAGCTCAATGTCACTGAGGCGCTCAGCGAGTGACGGGTCTGGTTCGGCACTGTCGAGGATGTAAAAGCAGTAGTTTTTGATGTGCGCTTCGTTGAGATGAGCTTTCCTAAGTGTCTTGAGCATCACCTCCTCGGCTGTCTTGCATCCCTCGATGGTGACAACAGACGTTCGCCCACCATCGTAAATGACTCGAATCCAGGCTTTGTCGTGAGGTAAGATGGCACTGTTGGTTGCGCTATCAAGACTGGGGCTGGCTCGTACATGATGTGCAAAACGAGCTGTTTGTGGAGTCTCGGTGGGCGTGGTCCGTTGGGTTGGCGCATAGCGAGCGCTGAGGGGATGTGCGGCATATGTTTTGCTGGGATCTTTGGGGCTGTTCAGGCCGGCCTGACGTTGAGCTCGGAGCACGCGATTTTCTTGGTCGACCAGTGGGGAGCTTGGTCGAGATGGGGACTTTGCGCCGTACGCGAAGTTCATTTCCGAAGGAGCAATCTGCCGAGACATGCGCTTCTCTGTTCGTGAGCTGATAGGAGCAGCCCGAGTAGGCGGGAGCAACGGCCGTGGCGAGCCGGAAGGTGGAGTGTATGCTGAATTGTCGAGCGTAGCCAGTGACTGTCTGTTGGACGTCCGTCGGGAGGCCTTCTTGAACTCCTTGTTGCGTAGCTGCTTTGCCTGTGAGCCAATGCGGACGCGGTCGCCCACTTTCTTGATGCCCATGTCTCGCAGGTGTGTCTGGTCCATTTCCATGAGATTCTCGCCGTTGATGTGATTTTCTGAGTCTGTCAGTGTCTTGTTGCTGGAGTGGGGACGAGAGTGCGTGTGTGACGTACGCCTGAACAGCTCGATGTACTGGGCACAGTTGATGCGTTTCAGCCAGTCAACCACCTTGTCCTCGTCCCAATTCCTGCGGCAGTCAGCATGACAGTCCGTCGATGCAGCATGAGTAGCAACCTACCGGACGGCATCAGGAGCGTCGTAGATTTCCGAGAAGTCTGACTCTGTGGGCGAGACAAACATGGACTGGTCTGTCCGAGCGTTGGTGGCGTGGTTGCGGTAGTTGCTCATGGTGGCGTTGTACTGAGAGGTCGACTGCGAGGGACCTGCACCCAGCGACGGTGTAGGGTAGGGGGACTTTGCGGCAAGCATGGCCATGTCTCGTGACTAGGGGATGAAGAAGGCGAGGGTGCGAGTATGGGAGGATGAAGTGAGAGCTGGTGAGCGAAGAGGAGGCAAGGCGGTTGAACTTCGGTCGTCGGTGTTTATTGTCGTATGCACATCATGTAGAGGACGTCGATGGCAGCGGTGCTGGTCTGGATGGTGACCGCGGTGGAGTAGCCAGCACACGAGTGTGTAGAGCCCGGGCTCGCAGTAGCAGTGCACAATAGCAGAGCACAATAGCAATGGAGCACAAGGGCAGCTGGACGAGGCAGCCAGGCAGAGGTGCCGGGTCGAGGTGAAGGGCGGCGTCGGGTTTAAGCGGCAGGCTTCTGACGAGGAGGACAGCTTCAGGGCCTTGTGTTGGGATGGTCGTTATGTTGGACACGGGGGCCAGCGTGGGGCCGTGGGCGTCTTTATTGCAGCAGTAACAGGAGTaacggcagcggcagcggcagcagcagcagcagcagcagcggcggcggcataAGCAGGCGGGCGGGCTCCCCGGAATGCTGTGGCAAGCGAGGTAGCAGGTGAGAGCCAGCAGCAAGACAACAATCCCACTGGCAAGACCGACGAGTGTTGCGCTGAAGAGTGGGCGAGCACGCTAGTCGACCCAGCGCGTTTCACCCGGTTTCAGATTTGCGATCCACTGTACCTGCACACACAGTGCCAGCACCCGGGCATTGCCCACGGCATTGCGCCTCACCCATGCAATCAACGCGCCCCGCACCGCTCGACCGCGAATGATTGCGATGTGCGCGGCCTCTGCAGAGACAGTCCTTGTGTACTGCGTGGTGTTGTAAATGTGGTTGATGTccacagacacagacacagacacagacacagacatAGACATAGACACAGACAGacacagacagacagacagacagacagacacagacagacagacagacacagacagacagacagacacagacagacagacagacacaGACAGACACACTCACACACAGCGTGTTCCTGTGGCTGTAGCCATCGCTGCAAGCAGCCAAACCCCCAGCTCGCAAACAAGCACCTGCCGCCTACAAAGGACGCTCGTCCATGTAAACAAAGACGTGCTACTTGCTGTGTACGTGCGCACAAGGTGGACCTGCGGCTGTGGAACTGCGCCGTCATCAGTGGAGGGGATTAGGTAGTTTACTTTTCCGTGACAGATTACTGTTTCTGTGGCTTACCAAGACGCGCGGCGTAACACTAATAATAATGCCTGCTAGATATGCTGTTTAGCATTAGTTTAGACAAAAACTTAAACCTTTtcttagcagttaactactAGTTTATAACTAACTAGTTGTAAAGTTGTAAAGTAAACTAGATTTTTTACTATAGtatattttattactagatctaaaAGATAGAGGACCTACCTAGTTTACAACCCTATACCTAAACAATAAGCCCTAGTACTACTACATAGGTAGCGCAGCAGGCTTCTAAAGTTAAGGCCTCTGTAATAGAAGTTACTGTCTTACCCTACCTCTTATTAGTGTCTGTTATATTgttattataactactagcaacACTACTACGTCTACTACAAGGTCTACCTCTTAACGTTAGCACTAATCTATCCTACCTCCTAACCCCTACACACAGGTTTATCGCCTAGACGCTTAAAGCTAATTAGAGTCTTAACTTAACTGCGTTAGATAGAGCTCTAAGAAGAGGTAGTATAGGacctaataatagtagtaataaagaTATAAGAGGGTAGAAGCGTCTAAAGTATATAAGTGCGCAGGAAaagtatataattatagagctagtagtaaccttatattattactatctatatctataaaagAAGGGTAACTTCTACGTATTTATACAACACTAGTTTATTAAGAGACACTAAGAGGTATTAATTAACGCTATAACAAAGTTTATAGACTCTTAACTacgtaattagaatatagaGATAGCAGTAGACAACACATCTAGAAGCAATATTAGGTGTAGTAGCTACTAGGAGCACGTTAATACTATAAGAGAGAGGTTAGCGTAGTATATAGCAGAGCACAAGGTAAATaaggaaaagtagaagaagagagagacGCTGTAGTAAACTGCTAAGTAGACTGTAAAGACAACGTTAGCATAATCTTactctaataaactaagtaagATTAGAGTTGTTAAGGGCAATAGTAATagctttaaggatttagacAACGTGCACTCTGTATTAGGCACTACCTCCTAGTTAATTAGAAGTAGTTTAACGCTTAGAAgtgctaagaagaagtaatagtaagagaaggaggagTCTGTACTAGCCTTAAGTTAGTCTATAAGAgccttagctagagtaacAGAGGATAGGGCAGCTAAgttagctgctgctgctactagtataggtagaagatcTAACCTTTAGTAATTTATTAAAGAGTCTTAATAAGAGACTGTATAATGTCTTATAGCACTAGAAGAGCGTAATAAGACACGTTATAAAGAGATAGATAAGATAATAAAGCGTATTTTAGCTCTATTAGATAAATTAAGGTAGGTAGGATAGGTATATAGGCAGCAGCATAGTgttatacttaataatctaATAAATATAGTATTTTAAGCTGCTATATAGATATGCGTtagtagggtctatatattactatttttaGTTTAGCACTATATAGATTAGGCAGTAGTAAGCGCTAGCGCTGTAGGGTAGTTACAGCAGCCTATAAAACTAAGCTAATTTTAGGTAATTTTATAGattctactaggtttaacccttagtgtttatataagcttactatataaaataGACCTACTTATAAGGTATATTCCTCTTAACCTACAGATAGTCTGTAGACAGCTTACAGCTATTAGTTTTACATAGTTTTCTGCTGTTTTTAGCGCGTTATAAGCCCTATAAGTATATTAGACATAGTAAAACTTAACACTAATACActaaatcttctataattacTGCTATCCTACACCTCTACTCCTAATTTAACTTAAATTTACTACTTACGTACTCCTCTAGTAATAGCACCTTTATACTAAATAACTACATAATCTAATTTATCTACCTTAGGCAGGTCTAGTAATTCTACAGAAATAAGAAAACTAGTATGTAGATCCTGATTAGTAACaacctagtaattaataaggtgCGTAGTTAGAGTATTTTAAAGTTTTGTTTTACCCTACTAAAGCCCTACTTAACTACTAtctgcttagttaataactactaattaaTCTTCTTCTACGTAGGTGTTAAGTACTCTCTATTAatatctttatatagtcctagcaTATAATCCTAGCTTCTAAAAGCTAcgttactatatatatattagtacTAGTTTAGTAGCAGCTAGCTTATTAACGCActaagttagctgctaaagTTAAGTATAATACACGTAGTTACGTCTCTACTAGATAATAGGACGCTAGCAAAGTAACTACTAAACAATCTGTTAGGTAAGACAACTACTATATAGACAAGTAAGTATTACTttttataactagagtagtatagttactaatCTATAAATATAGGTCTGTAAACCGCAatctctatactattaataaagctaaatataaggttgttagtagttataagtaagctactaatagCTTTACAGCACGCCTCTATTATTAGTTAttttattatacttaaatctaacttaatctaactACTCTATATACCCTAGATATACTATAAAACCCTGTTTTAGACAGCCCTAAGCTATAAAcaacttctactaaatacatagataatatagctaaagGCTAACAGGTAAGCAGCACGCTAGTAAAACACCAGCAAGGCCTCCTCTAGCAAAGAGACTAATGCTAATAGATACCTAGATCTCTTATTACTACTGTATTTAAGTAGTAGGTTAAGACTTACAGCTAGCTTCTTTATCTCTGCCTTTATAAACTAAGTAAAAAAGTAAAATAGCTTGTTGTTAATCCTACTGTTAGCCTTAGATAACTACATATTTAGTATTACTTTAAAGATAGTAAACTAGCAGAATAGTCTCTATAGCTACTTTAGACCTTTACTCTTATCTAGCTAGGTAATAACAGTAACAGCAGCAGAGGCGGTGGTAATTGCGTTGTTAGAGGTAGTTTAGAGATACTAGGTTATAAAactaaatactataaggtGTTAATTAggttctatattatatatatgtTTACTAACAAATCTAAGATAAAAAGACAATTACTAACATGCTAGATTTACTGTACTTTAattaacctaaacccctctACTGCAAACCTTATTTTTCGTCTCGTCTAAAGTCCCACCAGAGCTAGTCAGGGGTGAGCGACCCGCCATACCCGACCCGGTTGGCTGCCGAAATCTAGTAAGTACGACACAGAAAAGCACCTAATCCCCTCCAGTGCTCTCAGCGCACGCACTCTGACGCCCACCATACCATGTGCCATGCGCCATGCGCCATGTGCCCTGTGCCCTGTGCCCTGCAGACACAACGAAACCGACCAGAGGGACTCTGGACTCTGGAGTCAAGACTCTACGCTGAGAGTCCGTTCGACCGTCAATCGCTGACCAGGCCCGTACTGGCAACGGTTGTGCAGGTAAAGGTTGAGAACAACCGGACTGCAGGCCTGCTCCAGCCATGCAGCCATGCAGCCATGCAGCCATCTAGCCATGCAGCCATCTAGCCATCTAGCCATGACGCACCCAACTCTCCTCTACAAGCAGAAGTGATCGTTCACACAAGCTGCTTCACTAGAACAACGCATATGCGAACGCCTGCTCGTGCTCAGCCAAACACTCGGACCCTGCTTCTGCCCTGCTGACAGTCTGTTACATGGCCTGCTCGTCGCCTTCAACCCACCTGCCGCACCCTGCAAGTCAGACGTCACTTCAGGCGCCGAAGGCTGAGCTAGCCGTCTCTGCGATACCTCCAACTCCAATGTGCATGACCATACCTGCGCATCATTACCATTCTCGCGCCGAGCCTGACTTCGACCTCTCTTGCATGGGAGCTCTGCGAGTGCACCAGCGCCTGTCTGTTGCGCTCCGCTATCACCTCCGTCTGAGACGCAACTAGATAGCTGTCACACCGCACTACGCGCCTTATCATTGGCTCACAACGGTCGACACCATGGACTACGACAGACGCCGCAACGCATCTTACGATGACTATGGTCCTCGTGACCCCCGAGCATATGGGTCCTGGTACAGCCACGATACACCACATCATGTTCCGCTCCGTGGACGATCACATTCCTCGTCCAACGCTGCTTCAGACAATTCACCGCAGCCTGCTCAGCAACCACTCAAGAGCGCAATTGGCAATGCTTTTGATCAGTCAGACGCAGCGAGAACAGTCGACCCTGATCTCATCGCCCAGATAGCAGCCGAAGTGAAAAAATCGGTGCTGCATGAAATCAAGCAAAGTGGCATCGCCGGTGCATCACCAGCTCAGTCTGGTCCAGCACCACCGCAACAACACATCCCACCATCGCCAGACTCTACAAGCGCATCGTTCCCCGCTCGAAACGTGTATGCGCCGCCTTCGCCCTTCTATCAAGACGCCCCTAGCCAACCGTCATCCGCACAAGATTTAGCAAGTCGCGGGTCGACTTTCGACGGAGGCATGGACGACCTCCTGACATCTCGCTACGATTCAAGTGTGCCTATCGACATTCCACGTCGAGAACGAGCGCCGGAACGACCCGCTCCTGCGATGAGGATGGCAACGGACGACTTTACACCCATCGAGAAGATGTGGCAGCGGCTGTTTGACCTGCAAGGTCGGCCTCTGCCGCGCCTTGGAGAATTCCTTCGCGGCCTTGCGATGCATCTGGTAAGTTGTGCATCACATTGGCAACGGAAGGGGAGCTAATGATTTGAACAGATCGAGGACTACGAACCGAAGAGAAGCCTTGTCATCTCGCCTGCAAAGATGCAAAAGTTTTACGAAGACGTCCAGGTCTTGAGTGAGGTTTACCCATGGCAAAGTAAGAGCTCTGAAAAAATCTACAAAGCGTTGAAGCTTTCCACTGCTAACGTCAATCAGCGATATTCGGGGAATTGTCATACGCTGCTTTGTCCAAGGTCTACCAGAGCATGCGTTGCCAGCATCATCTCATCCAGGAGCACCCTGCGGAACTGCCTTACATTCCTGCCTTGACTCCAAAGGGATTTGAAGAGTGGATGACTGCCATGATATTGGCTTATCCTGATACTGAACACGAGCGAATCACAAAGGCTGTACTAGGCATGCCTATCAGCAATGCGGACAACACGAAAGAAAGGTTTCCCAAAGAGCTTCCTAGGCGCATGTTTCCAAGAACCGAGAACGTGCAAGCCCAACAAAGATGCGCTGCAAACCTGTCTGCCGAAGGCGTCAGCCCGCTTCGCAAAGTTCCAACATTCCCCCCACCACCCCCACCGCCCAAAGTCGATACCAGCGCCGCTATTCCAAGCTTGGAGCGTGAACGTAGTCCATACAGTGGACAACCTGACCTGAGGAACTCCGACTCTGAAGGCGAACATGACTCGAGCTTTGTCCCAATCGAGCGACAGAGAAACCCGTATTCCGCAAACCCGAGTGGCGGCAAGGTGTATGATGATTTGTCTCAAAGCACGCACTCCGATACCACATCGGGCGGTCAACGCAGACGTGCGCAATCGACAGTGAACCAAAGTCAATGTCAATgggcaccaccaccaccgaaCGATACGTACAATCAGCAGCAACCAAGGTCGAGCGCACGTCGAACCAGGAGTCCCAGCTTCTCGAGCTACGGCACAAATTCCGATAGTAACATCAACGACATGCCTGCGAGCCACTCTTCGTCGAACTTACACAATGTCCAGGATGATGGACGCCGCCGCAGCAAAGACGAAGATATGAGAAGGCAGAATCGTCACAGAGGAGGCACGGTGGGGACAGACAGCTTGTACGACTCGCAACCGCGTACAAGTTATGACGACTACAAGGGCCGGACCAGTGCCAGCGGGTATGAAGACAGAAGCTACGACTCCCGTCGCTATTGATCTCGGAATTTTCGTTGAGGTTCGAGTCTGAAAGTGCTGTGCCAACCATCAAGCGGACGGCTTACATTTACGATACGATGCTGCCCATCCCCTACACATTGTCTTACTGAAGTTACATACCCCCATGTCCATTGGATCACACGTTGCCCATCTGTAGATTGTTCTCTTCGAACCATGTAGGCGTCAATGCATTAGGCAGGCCCTCGATGACCTATGAAAAAGTGCCAGCTTCCAAAGCAATTGTTTCGTTCTGGTGCGTGAGATTTCTGGTGCTTGATTGGAGTAGAAAAGTGAACCGGGCGGTCATAGCGTCAGCCACTCAACGCGTCGCCACTTTCGCGACGCGTCGACTCTTTGCGATATCGTCAAACCCTGGGTTTCACTACACAACACCTACAAGATGGCACTGCTCGTAGACAAACACCGTCCTCGAAACCTAGAAGCTCTCAACTATCACCCGGAGCTTTCTGAGCGACTCAGAGCTCTTGTGGGTGCATTCTCTAAACGCACAACCTCTTTCACTGACCATCCTCACCCTCTAGGCACAAAGCGGCGATTTTCCACATCTTCTCGTGTACGGACCGTCCGGTGCAGGCAAGAAGACCCGCATTGTCGCAACACTCAAAGAGCTCTATGGGCCTGGTGTCGAGAAAATCAAGATCGATGCCCGTGTCTTCCAGACGACCACGAACCGCAAGCTCGAATTCAACATTGTCGCATCCGTATATCACCTCGAAATCACACCTTCAGACGTCGGCAACTACGACAGAGTGGTCGTTCAGGACTTGCTTAAGGAAGTCGCGCAAACACAACAGGTTGATCTAGGCGCAAAGCAACGCTTCAAGGTGGTTGTGATCAATGAGGCAGATCACTTGACAAGAGATGCACAGGCAGCACTCAGACGGACGATGGAGAAATACAGTCCCAACCTACGATTGATCCTCCTAGCGAATTCAACAAGCAACATCATTGCACCCATTCGCAGTAGGACACTGCTCGTTAGAGTTGCAGCACCAACAGAGGACGAGATATGTGGGGTTTTGAGGACTGTAGGAAACAAGGAAGGCTGGAG
Above is a genomic segment from Ascochyta rabiei chromosome 10, complete sequence containing:
- a CDS encoding Mitogen-activated protein kinase kinase kinase; this translates as MAMLAAKSPYPTPSLGAGPSQSTSQYNATMSNYRNHATNARTDQSMFVSPTESDFSEIYDAPDAVRNWDEDKVVDWLKRINCAQYIELFRQNHINGENLMEMDQTHLRDMGIKKVGDRVRIGSQAKQLRNKEFKKASRRTSNRQSLATLDNSAYTPPSGSPRPLLPPTRAAPISSRTEKRMSRQIAPSEMNFAYGAKSPSRPSSPLVDQENRVLRAQRQAGLNSPKDPSKTYAAHPLSARYAPTQRTTPTETPQTARFAHHVRASPSLDSATNSAILPHDKAWIRVIYDGGRTSVVTIEGCKTAEEVMLKTLRKAHLNEAHIKNYCFYILDSAEPDPSLAERLSDIELFRLCKDSNRHERGRLILRKVHAGEPDEDQLKAAAGIYAQQNFQQTQNIYVPATNRSQLKIEKLTGESLAAVSYPLSPASARERERHINSTAQNLEGPDNSVRSPVYHARARKLKQFYGARPPSELITSDLTSYFPDVEKGEIDKTVRMSVRRSRRLSKAASRLSMASNFSVASSLKDAPPLPSIADSWLQGGNQARPLRPLSVMRLGLPSQHGYRDSMASSVLEPLDEESPLEPNRKSYVSFGDGSGSDTLAVTDPDGNTTMQSYFDDGGSSLAGSSTENTENGDSLNKRLSEAIAEDGEEYDDELTEYLEQDSWENVKYMKGALIGQGSFGSVYLALHAVTGELMAVKQVELPSAAGTSQMDHKKTNMVEALKHEIGLLRELKHKNIVQYLGSNSDESHLNIFLEYVPGGSVATMLVNYGPLGESLIQNFVRQILTGLSYLHSRDIIHRDIKGANILVDNKGSVKISDFGISKRIEASTLGGSKKGAQRVSLQGSVFWMAPEVVRQTAYTRKADIWSLGCLIVEMFSGSHPHPSLTQLQAIFKIGGSGDASPTIPDNAGEDARAFLSQTFLIDHEKRPSADELLASPFITNQGA
- a CDS encoding Replication factor C (RF-C) subunit translates to MALLVDKHRPRNLEALNYHPELSERLRALAQSGDFPHLLVYGPSGAGKKTRIVATLKELYGPGVEKIKIDARVFQTTTNRKLEFNIVASVYHLEITPSDVGNYDRVVVQDLLKEVAQTQQVDLGAKQRFKVVVINEADHLTRDAQAALRRTMEKYSPNLRLILLANSTSNIIAPIRSRTLLVRVAAPTEDEICGVLRTVGNKEGWSEVAPLNRRIAKESGRNLRKALLMFESVHAQNEKVTDQTHIPPPDWEALIEQIAQQIIEERSPQRLLQVRALLYDLLSHCIDSTTIIKTLTWKLIPKTDDALKPEVIKWAAFYEHRCKMGSKQIFHLEAFVAKYMRLYESYSMGIDFDSA